The Salvia splendens isolate huo1 chromosome 20, SspV2, whole genome shotgun sequence nucleotide sequence caaaataaaatatttttttgtgatgGATAAAGTATATACGTTCTTCGTTCCTAAATTGGTTAGTGTATTGTAATTTACGAGTGAAGAAACACTTTTTTCTTGACAACGACTTATACATATATCTTTATATGCTTATGCGTGAATTTAGTTGATAATTTGTCCTCCCttcgttccctcatagttgaagCAAAACGTTTCGGCACATAGTTTAATAAAGaaatgttgagtgtgttaaataaatatatacaaaattaagagagaataaagtaagaaagagaaaaaagttactatatatggaaatgactcaactataaggaAATTTcacgaaatggaaaaatgactaaactatgagggaacaaagggagtatattactattattttgcaTTATCTTTATGATTTATTTCTATGGttgttaaaattttgatttatttatattatttattttgcttACTTCTGgatattttttgaatatatttcatagtatattattttcttaaactcTCTCTATCTATCTATCGATTACTCTCTTTCTCACTGTATTTTCTCCCCATCCCATATTTCAGTGTTGCTTATTAACAAACTTACAAAAGTGATTGTGTGGAGAAAAGTTGTGGTTTATGCTTTTTATAGATAAATAACTTGATATATGGATAATATGGTATATGATAGATAGAAATATATGGTTATTGCCATGTGCAATTTACTTATTTGTAATGAAAACAACCAAAAGTGCTGAAAAAAGAGCATTATCCCTTTCCACATCAATGGAAAGCTACAATAAAATTGagatatttgataaaagttttCATTTCTGAGCTGAATGGCCATGTGAATAGTTCATGAAAATGAATTATTCAAAAATATCTTCAAGCGTGAAAGCTCTTAATTGGGTGGCATGGCATGAAATATAGATAAGCAGAATGTTGAATGCGACAGTTTtatcatttattaattattaaaaaaaaagtgatatTATTCACAGCTGAGAGAGCCAATGGAAATTCTTACACCTGTGTTCATAGTTGATTAATTATTTCAGACAATATTCTAGtattataggagtattaattatttcattttatcactgCCATGATGTACCAGCATTAGTCATGGTGttttttttgtcttcttttcatAAACCAATTAACAACATTTCCTTTTTCCCTTTTTCCAATTTAAGCATTAAATTTAAAGATAGAAAGTCGAATACGAGACCTTTAGCTTCAGACATATACATTACTTTACCGCTATGCGAATACACTAGAgcttttttctttttcgaaaTTAAGTAGATCATGACACAATTAATTAACACGTTTGAAATCAGTTGTAGTGAAAAAATAATGTACTATAAAGTTCAAGTCTTTTTTCAACACGTTCTTGATtgtatatattaaaaatgaattaaggTTTGGTAATGAAGCTATAAAACCAAAATTGTCAGCATTTGTATATGATTTTGACTCAAGTAAATACTTACTACAATGAGTAGGTTGTAACTAACTGTGTAAGAAGTCAATTAGAAGTGGTGTCTAAATCCCTATTTAATTATGATCACTCACAATAATGCTGCAATAGCTTCAGTTAACTAACTGAAGAGCTCTGCATTCATTCCTTCcttcattcaatcaatcaatcaatctcgaaagcaaagaaaaaaatgagtaaaaataGCTTGCTCTCTGTAGCTAGCAAGGAAAGCATTGAGGAAGACGCCTCGTGTCTGGCCTCAGAGCGCAACGGGTTAAAGCAGCTGTGGTGCGACTCTTGTGATTTCGCGAGAAAGGCGTTGGAGATGGGGCGGAAGGATCCAAGAAAGGCGGTGTATGCACTCAAAATGGGCTTTGCATTAGCCCTTGTTTCACTGCTCATATTCTGGGACATGCCTATTGAAGATGTGTCCCAGTATTCAATCTGGGCTATCCTGACTGTCATTGTGATGTTTGAGTTCAGTATAGGTAGGCACGGGCCGTTGATCATACTGCATTTCTTGCTTGAATGATAGAGCAGTAATTGTGTTTTTGTGTGATATTGTGTAGGGGCGATGTTCATCAAGGGATTCAACCGCGGATTAGGCACCTTTTCGGCTGGAATACTGGCTTTTTTGTTTGCAGGGCTGTCTATATTGGCTGGACCATGGGATAAGATTGTGATTGTTATAAGTTTCTTCATCACTGGTCTGTTAATAGAAATGGGACTAATCAagatttcctttttttcttctgCTAATTGAAGTTGGATAGGTTTATGAGACTggtttttactttgtttcaaGAAATGGGACTAATCAAGATTTCAGTTTTTCTGCTGAATGAAGTGGAATAAGTTTATGTGACTGTTTCTTATTTTGTTTCAAATGGGACTAATcaagatttcatttttttgctGGTAAATGAAGTTGAATAAGTTCATGTGACtgttttttactttgtttcatGAAATGCGACTAATcaagatttcatttttttcagcTAATGAAGTAGAACTAGTTATGTGACTGGTTTTTACACTATTTCAAGAAATGGGACTAATCAAAGTTTATTCTTTTTGTGTTATAGGTTTATGAGATTGGttttgttaatattttcaaGAAAAGGGATTGATcatgatttcatttttttctgctAAGTGAAGTTGAATAATTTTTATGTGACTGGTTTTCACTCTGTTGCAATAAATGGGACTGGACTAATcaagatttcatttttttctgctAAATGAAGTTAAATAGGTTTATGAGACAGGTTTTTACTCTGTTTTATCATGGTTTGCAGGCTATTGTGCCTCGTACTTGAGGCTTTACCCGACAATGGCGCCATACGACTATGGATTCCGTGTTTTTGTGCTCACATTCTGCATATTAATGGTGGCTGGGAACAGAAATGGGGGATATGTATTGGCAATTCTTACTAGATTGGTGCTGATTGCTCTTGGTGCTTGCATGTGCTTCGTCATCAACATCTGTGTGTACCCTATCTGGTCCGGAGACGATCTGCACTGCCTCGTCGTGAATAATTTCAAAGAGCTTGCTACATCTTTGGAAGGTCTAAATCTGATTCATACCAAAAAACACATGCATGTTCCTTCCAAAAAGttcactttttttttggtttcttGAACTGTTGATCAGGTTGTGTCAATGGCTACTTGGAAAGTGTTAACTACGAAAGAACGAGCAGCCGGTTCATGACTCAAGCATCGAGTGATCAGATGTATCTCGGCTACAAATCAGTCATAGAATCTGCAAGCAAAGAGCAAACCTTggtaaaagaaaaaattgaaCTTTGTTCATGAATTAGTTCCTCAAGATTGTAACATAACTCTAAACCATGTACAGTTAGGTTTCGCTCTATGGGAGCCGCCTCACGGCCGCTACAGAAAGCTTCACTATCCGTGGAAGACATATGTGAAGGCGAGCAACGCTGTTAGGCACTGTGCTTACACTGTGATGGCACTCCATGGATGCATTATGTCTGAAATTCAGGTGTGACACTTAAAACCTTTTAGTTTCTGTCATGTTTCAACGTTGTTAGCTCGATGACTCGGGTTTAACTTTTCAAGATCTCAGGCGCCACCAGAGAAACGGAGGGTGTTCTATGAAGAGCTTCAGGAGGTGAGCAGTGAGGGAGCAAGGGTTCTGCGCGAGCTGGGAAGCAAGATAGACAAGATGGAGAAGCTGGGAGGATTCAAGAACATTCTAGGCCAAGTGCACGTTGCGGCTGAGCACCTGCAGAAGAAGATAGACCACAAATCATTCCTCCTTGTGAACTCAGAGAGCTGGGAAGTTGGGAGCCCCAGGAAGGATGTAGAAGAGCTAGATGATCCTCCACAGCAGCATCTTGGCCTTAAGTGTTTGAGTGAAACCTCTATTTACGCGCATAAGACTCAAACGCAGCTGCCAGACGAAGATTTCCCGCCCATGCAGAACCTGAGGAGGCTTGTGCCATGGCCTTCCTCATTTTGTTTGGTGGAAAGTGATGGAGTGTTGGTGAGAGAAGACGAGGCCAAGACTTATGAGAGCGCGAGCTCCTTGTCACTTGCCACGTTCGCCTCGCTCTTGATTGAGTTCGTGGCGAGGCTGCAGATTGTGGTGGACTGCTTTGAGGAGCTCAGTGAGGAGGCAGAGTTTATAGATCCTGATGTTGTTGTTCTAACAAAACGTGGAGGGATTTGGACAAGGCTAGTGAGGAGTTTGAGGTTTAAGAAGTGATTTTATATTGTATAGTTTGGATGCAAAAAGTTTCAAAGATTTGatctttaattatttaatcaatcTCATCTCAAACATACTCCCTTTTATGCTTGGTTGTACTGACAAGGTTTGAGTTTACTGTTACGCgacttttaaatttatgtttatttgtcaaaagaaaatgagagaatTGTGTATGAATCTTGAAAAGAGGGAAGGCCTCAAACTTAATTTGGCTTTCAATAAGATTTGTGATTGAATTAGGGCCAcaccaataagatacttgaGATTTTAAAGATAAATTGTAGGAGTACTAAGAAAAATCATAGTAGtagactattttttttgttaaatcgTGGTACCTCACATAATATTGATTATATTTTGACTAGGTCTCCATAACTTTGAATAGTTGATACAAATAATGAATTTGAACAAATATGAATCCAAAATATTTCgtcatcaaaatattaaaattcgtaGGTTTTATGTCTGGTTTATTAAATTGGGAGACGAAGGTGAATTTGACAAAtgttttttttccaacaattttatctttaatttattttgaaaaacttTGAGTGCGTTATCAAGATTTCAAACGTCTTTTGCGGAAAGGCCAGATTTTAATCATTGgctaattaataattaaaattggtTAATTTATTAACTGcagttagggatgtcaatgtagcccacAACCCATGGGCgggcccgaataacccgccaaatttatatGGTTAGagctggaaatttctagcccgataaaattaaaacccgattagcccgcacccgattaacccgcgacccgttagggctagacccgaaaacccgatgggctggcccgaaaacccgataaaatttctattattctattttttactcctaattcgacacttcattgattaattttataatatagataactaaaaaaataaatttcaaatttatattaaatatacaaaatttatattgattttttattaatataataattgataaataaattaaaaacttcaaattcacttaaaaatatttaaatttctaaaacatgcattataatttcacgaaatatatctcaaatattagtatttgatcatgtttatgattgagtttgaccatatatctcaaatttatcataattaaatattttacgtttaatgaatataactaatttttatcGGTAgtaacccgattaacccgttaggctagcccgaaacccgagcttttagggttagaaTTGAACTTTTACGACACGAAAGAATTCACAACCCGACCCAACTGACCCGCAACCCAAGTAGGGCTGGTCCAAAACTTgatgggccggcccgattgacatccccaATTGTAGGTAAGGTCATCAAATAAATATAATGGAGGTTGTCAGATGAAAATCTGCAGCAGAGTCCAAAAAGTCAAAAAAATCATGCACCACAAATCACTAAATTACACACGACTGCATCCATATATAAAAtcgtaaaaaaaatcatttaattattAACTTGCATAATAATTCGACACAACACACCGTATGTCTGTAGCTCTACATAGGCATAAGTCTAGAAAAAGAAGAAACCGACGTAAACGTGTTAATTAGTCGCGTTCCCAACAAACGACTAATGTATAAGTTTATATACCGAGagtaatagtttatgtaattaGAAATTGAATGATTTTGTTAAAGACACGTGTGATTTACTCATTTGTAAGGAAATGACAAAAGTGCTGAATAAAAAACGTTATCTTTTTCCTCATCAATGGAAAGCTACAAGAAAATTGTAATAATAGCACCATATGTGAATAATTCATGAAAATGAATTATATTCAATAATAGCACCATACGTGAAAGCACCTAATTGGATGACTTGAAAATACCTGTAATTAAAAGTGGAATGCGACAATTTatcatttaataatttttcaaGAGACTGATGTTCGATTCACAGTTGAGAGAGCCAATGAAAACTCTTACACCTGTGTTGATTAGTTGATTTTTTCCAGACAAGGTctaataattaatttcatcacTTCCATCATCATTCATGATGTTATGTCTTCTTGAATGAACCATCAACAACTTTTGGCCTTTATAGAGTCAATTCTAATACGAAACTCGAGACCCAAGACCTTTGGCCTCGAGTAGTGAAGGTTCTAAGTGTTTACTACTTTACCGCTATGCCAACACGAACTTTTGGTTTTTCGGATTTAAGCAAATTGTGACACCATAATCAGTTTTAGGGGAAAAATAATGCATAAAGTTCAAGTCTTTGGGCACGTTCCTGCACATATTAAACAAAAGAATTAAGATTTGGAAAATCTAGTGACAGCTAAGTTTGAGGAAGGTCCAATTAAAACCGTCAGCATTTGTGATTGATTTTGACTCAACAATTATTTTACTACAATTGGTAAGCTGGAACTTGTAACTAACTGTGAAATAAATCATTCACATGTGATGTCTAGCTAACTCCCTATATATGTTTTGATCAATCACAATAATGATCCAAAGCAAAGAGAAAAAATGAGCAAAACTAGCTTGCTTTCTCTGGGTAGCATGGGAAGCATTGAGGAAGACACGAGCAGCTGCTCGTGTCTGGCCTCAGCGTGCAACGGATTCAAGCAGCGGTGGCGCGACTCTTGTGATTTCGCGAGAAAGGCGTTGGAGATGGGGCGAAAGGATCCGAGAAAAGTGGTGTATGCACTCAAAATGGGCTTTGCATTAGCCCTTGTTTCACTGCTCATATTATGGGAAATGCCTATTGAAGATGCGTCCCAGTATTCGATCTGGGCTATCCTTACTGTCATTGTGATGTTCGAGTTCAGTATAGGTAGGCGTGGGCGTTGATCACAGCGTGTTTCTTGCTTGGAAGAGAGAGGACTAATTGTGTGATCTTGTGTAGGGGCGACGTTCATCAAGGGGTTCAACCGTGGCTTAGG carries:
- the LOC121782361 gene encoding aluminum-activated malate transporter 9-like translates to MSKNSLLSVASKESIEEDASCLASERNGLKQLWCDSCDFARKALEMGRKDPRKAVYALKMGFALALVSLLIFWDMPIEDVSQYSIWAILTVIVMFEFSIGAMFIKGFNRGLGTFSAGILAFLFAGLSILAGPWDKIVIVISFFITGYCASYLRLYPTMAPYDYGFRVFVLTFCILMVAGNRNGGYVLAILTRLVLIALGACMCFVINICVYPIWSGDDLHCLVVNNFKELATSLEGCVNGYLESVNYERTSSRFMTQASSDQMYLGYKSVIESASKEQTLLGFALWEPPHGRYRKLHYPWKTYVKASNAVRHCAYTVMALHGCIMSEIQAPPEKRRVFYEELQEVSSEGARVLRELGSKIDKMEKLGGFKNILGQVHVAAEHLQKKIDHKSFLLVNSESWEVGSPRKDVEELDDPPQQHLGLKCLSETSIYAHKTQTQLPDEDFPPMQNLRRLVPWPSSFCLVESDGVLVREDEAKTYESASSLSLATFASLLIEFVARLQIVVDCFEELSEEAEFIDPDVVVLTKRGGIWTRLVRSLRFKK